The following are encoded together in the Thiobacillus sp. SCUT-2 genome:
- a CDS encoding YceI family protein, whose product MKRFVMSTALLACAAAQAAPETYVIDGSRTASEFSYRYLGGATQTNRFERVSGTVVFDRAEGSGRAEVTIDATSVNTGQPLLDAQMQAADFFDTANYPVITFRSTKMTLNGDRSSLAGDLTIKGVTRPVTLAVSRFQCMQDPAVQAEACGAQATVTIRRSDFNMGKYPLLVSNDITLHLAFKAVRAHSYLQVASRDPMR is encoded by the coding sequence ATGAAGCGTTTTGTCATGTCCACCGCGCTGCTTGCGTGTGCCGCTGCCCAAGCCGCGCCAGAAACCTACGTCATCGACGGGAGCCGCACGGCTTCGGAATTCAGTTATCGCTACCTCGGGGGCGCGACGCAGACGAACCGTTTCGAACGGGTCAGCGGAACGGTCGTGTTCGACCGCGCCGAAGGATCGGGCCGGGCGGAGGTCACCATCGACGCCACCTCGGTCAACACCGGCCAGCCGCTGCTGGATGCGCAGATGCAGGCGGCCGATTTCTTCGACACCGCCAACTACCCGGTGATCACGTTCAGGTCGACGAAGATGACCCTGAACGGCGACCGCTCGAGCCTGGCCGGGGATCTCACGATCAAGGGCGTGACGCGGCCCGTGACCCTGGCCGTCAGCCGGTTCCAGTGCATGCAGGATCCGGCGGTGCAGGCCGAAGCCTGCGGCGCCCAGGCGACGGTCACGATCCGGCGCTCGGATTTCAACATGGGCAAGTACCCCTTGCTGGTCAGCAACGACATCACGCTGCATCTGGCATTCAAGGCAGTCAGGGCGCATTCCTACCTGCAGGTGGCGAGCCGCGACCCGATGCGGTAA
- a CDS encoding molybdopterin molybdotransferase MoeA: MLTATELLDALLERAHGVTATENVPVAQALGRVLAAPQTSAITVPPADNSAMDGYAVRVADVPAAGVRLPVSQRILAGAVGEPLAAGTAARIFTGAPVPPGADAVLMQEYCAEADDGVVIHAQPHPGENIRRAGEDIERGTQVLAAGTRLGAAEMGLAASVGLAELPVFRRLKVACFFTGDELVTPGTPLQPGQIYNSNRYTLTGLVNALGCELIDLGIVPDTLEATEAALEGAASVADVVITSGGVSVGEADYVKAAVEKLGRVEMWKVAMKPGKPLVYGRVGDTDFIGLPGNPVSAFVTFGLFVRPFLLKRMGAADVLYRAFAAQADFAWPKPGTRREFLRARLQPNGRLALFPNQSSGVLTSCAWADGLVDVEIGGTVRPGDWVRFIPFAELLA, encoded by the coding sequence ATGCTTACAGCCACCGAACTGCTTGACGCCCTGCTCGAACGTGCACACGGCGTGACCGCCACCGAGAACGTGCCGGTCGCGCAGGCGCTGGGCCGCGTCCTCGCCGCGCCGCAGACGTCCGCGATCACCGTGCCGCCGGCGGACAACAGCGCGATGGACGGCTACGCCGTGCGCGTCGCCGACGTGCCCGCGGCCGGCGTCCGGCTGCCGGTCTCGCAGCGCATTCTCGCCGGCGCCGTCGGCGAGCCGCTCGCCGCGGGCACGGCGGCGCGCATCTTCACCGGTGCCCCCGTTCCCCCGGGGGCCGATGCGGTACTGATGCAGGAATATTGCGCAGAAGCGGACGACGGGGTGGTCATCCACGCCCAGCCGCATCCCGGCGAGAACATCCGCCGCGCCGGCGAAGACATCGAGCGGGGCACGCAGGTTCTCGCGGCCGGAACGCGCCTCGGCGCCGCCGAGATGGGCCTTGCGGCCTCGGTCGGCCTGGCCGAGCTGCCGGTGTTCCGCAGGCTCAAGGTCGCGTGCTTCTTCACCGGGGACGAGCTGGTGACGCCGGGAACGCCGCTGCAGCCGGGACAGATCTACAACTCCAACCGCTATACGCTGACCGGCCTCGTCAACGCGCTCGGCTGCGAACTGATCGACCTCGGCATCGTGCCGGACACGCTGGAGGCGACCGAAGCGGCGCTCGAGGGCGCGGCCAGCGTCGCCGACGTGGTCATCACCAGCGGCGGCGTCTCGGTCGGCGAGGCCGACTACGTCAAGGCGGCGGTGGAAAAGCTCGGCCGCGTGGAAATGTGGAAGGTCGCCATGAAGCCGGGCAAGCCGCTGGTCTACGGGCGCGTCGGCGACACGGACTTCATCGGCCTGCCCGGCAATCCCGTGTCGGCCTTCGTCACCTTCGGCCTGTTCGTGCGCCCCTTCCTGCTGAAGCGCATGGGCGCGGCGGACGTGCTGTACCGTGCATTCGCCGCGCAGGCGGACTTTGCATGGCCGAAGCCGGGCACGCGGCGCGAGTTCCTGCGCGCGCGGCTGCAGCCGAACGGCAGGCTGGCGCTGTTTCCGAACCAGAGCTCGGGCGTGCTGACTTCGTGCGCCTGGGCAGACGGCCTCGTCGACGTCGAGATCGGCGGCACGGTGCGCCCCGGCGACTGGGTACGCTTCATTCCCTTCGCGGAGCTGCTGGCATGA
- the mobB gene encoding molybdopterin-guanine dinucleotide biosynthesis protein B — protein sequence MRVFGIAGYSGSGKTTLIERVLPQLRACGLSVAVIKHTHHDFDIDRPGKDSWRAREAGAAAVLLASDHRTAVLTEHRDTPPRLDALLAQLPPCDLVLVEGYKREPIPRLEVHRAATGKPWLYPGDPHILAVASDVPPPDGFPRIDLDAISPLSDFILEHAYSHRTA from the coding sequence ATGAGGGTGTTCGGGATCGCCGGCTACAGCGGCAGCGGCAAGACGACGCTGATCGAGCGCGTGCTGCCGCAACTTCGCGCGTGCGGCCTCAGCGTCGCGGTGATCAAGCACACCCACCACGACTTCGACATCGATCGCCCCGGCAAGGACAGCTGGCGCGCGCGCGAGGCCGGCGCGGCGGCCGTGCTGCTGGCCTCGGATCACCGGACCGCAGTGCTGACCGAGCATCGTGACACGCCACCGCGGCTGGACGCGCTGCTGGCCCAGCTGCCGCCGTGCGATCTGGTGCTGGTCGAGGGCTACAAGCGCGAGCCGATCCCCAGGCTCGAGGTGCACCGCGCCGCGACCGGCAAGCCCTGGCTGTATCCCGGCGATCCGCACATCCTGGCGGTGGCGTCCGACGTCCCGCCGCCCGACGGTTTTCCGCGCATCGACCTCGATGCGATTTCCCCACTCAGCGATTTCATCCTCGAACATGCTTACAGCCACCGAACTGCTTGA
- a CDS encoding DUF599 domain-containing protein, giving the protein MELLTEFETDVVAFIISAACVALYYVFLNMKVRDNPTYSIHGVNALARRLWVEHIMRSNSAKDIMAVQTLRNFIMAPSLMASTAGLLIIGTLTLSGQAENISHSWHVLSIGGSHATQLWILKVMLLLVDFIVAFFAFAMSVRLANHVLFMVNVPEHGTHHALSPRAVAHRLNRAGNMFAIGMRAFFFAIPLVFWLFGPYFLLISSIGLVLALHRLDRSECEEVRMSGGEPAAAAQGAPVLSMHAKHAK; this is encoded by the coding sequence TGCGTCGCGCTGTATTACGTGTTCCTCAACATGAAGGTCCGGGACAACCCGACCTACAGCATCCACGGCGTGAACGCCCTGGCACGCAGGCTGTGGGTCGAGCACATCATGCGCAGCAATTCCGCCAAGGACATCATGGCCGTGCAGACGCTGCGCAACTTCATCATGGCCCCCTCCCTCATGGCCTCCACGGCGGGGCTGCTGATCATCGGCACGCTGACCCTGTCCGGCCAGGCGGAAAACATCTCGCACAGCTGGCATGTGCTCAGCATCGGCGGATCGCATGCGACCCAGCTGTGGATCCTGAAGGTCATGCTGCTGCTGGTCGATTTCATCGTCGCCTTCTTCGCCTTCGCCATGTCCGTGCGCCTTGCCAATCACGTGCTCTTCATGGTGAACGTCCCTGAGCACGGCACCCATCACGCGCTTTCCCCCCGTGCGGTCGCCCACCGCCTGAACCGGGCCGGCAACATGTTCGCGATCGGCATGCGGGCCTTCTTCTTCGCCATCCCGCTGGTGTTCTGGCTGTTCGGCCCCTACTTCCTGCTGATTTCGTCGATCGGACTGGTGCTTGCCCTGCACCGGCTCGACCGCAGCGAATGCGAAGAAGTCCGCATGTCGGGCGGAGAACCGGCTGCGGCAGCCCAGGGCGCGCCCGTGCTCTCGATGCACGCCAAGCACGCCAAGTAA
- a CDS encoding peptidase U32 family protein, translated as MAFCWSETPSLEPHHLELLAPARDADIGIEAVNHGADAVYIGGPSFGARAAAANDIADIARLVAHAHRFNARIFATLNTILADDELEPARRQIWQLYEAGVDALIIQDMGLLELDLPPIQLHASTQCDIRTPEKARFLQDAGLSQIVLARELDLAQIAAIRAALRPETVLEFFVHGALCVAYSGQCYISHAHTGRSANRGDCSQACRLPYQVTDLEGRIVAHDKHVLSMKDNNQSANLEALVDAGIRSFKIEGRYKDMGYVKNITAHYRRLLDGLIERRPEFARSSSGRTTFAFTPDPNQNFNREFTDYFVGGRKIDIGAFDTPKNPGLPIGHVTRLGDKWVELETDSPEAALNNGDGLCYYTLQKELAGLAINRAERTGEGRWRVFPRDPLASFKDLRVGTQVNRNRDMAWLRMLEKPSAERRIGVWLRLAETADGFALTLTDADGVSATVTAAHGKEAAKDAARAEATLRDHLGKLGTTVFEAMDIGLDLAQPWFLPASFVNALRRDAVAALETARARAYARPPRAQPVDPPAAYPEDSLSYLANVYNHRARDFYAKHGVKMIAAAYESHEETGEASLMITKHCVRYSLSLCPKQAKGVTGVQGTVRAAPLALVNGSEKLTLRFDCKRCEMHVMGKLKPAVAKSGVPLTFYRTRP; from the coding sequence ATGGCGTTTTGCTGGTCGGAAACGCCTTCCTTGGAACCCCATCATCTCGAACTGCTCGCGCCCGCGCGCGACGCCGACATCGGCATCGAAGCCGTCAACCACGGCGCCGACGCGGTGTACATCGGCGGGCCGTCGTTCGGCGCGCGCGCCGCGGCGGCCAACGACATCGCCGACATCGCGCGGCTGGTCGCGCACGCGCACCGCTTCAACGCGCGCATTTTCGCGACGCTCAACACCATCCTCGCCGACGACGAACTGGAGCCTGCGCGCCGGCAGATCTGGCAGCTGTACGAGGCCGGCGTCGATGCGCTGATCATCCAGGACATGGGGCTGCTGGAGCTCGACCTGCCGCCGATCCAGCTGCATGCCAGCACCCAGTGCGACATCAGGACACCGGAGAAGGCCCGCTTCCTGCAGGACGCGGGCCTCTCCCAGATCGTGCTGGCGCGCGAGCTTGACCTCGCGCAGATCGCCGCGATCCGCGCCGCCCTGCGGCCCGAGACCGTGCTCGAATTCTTCGTCCACGGCGCGCTGTGCGTCGCCTACAGCGGGCAGTGCTACATCAGCCACGCCCACACCGGACGCAGCGCCAACCGCGGCGACTGCTCGCAGGCCTGCCGCCTGCCGTACCAGGTCACCGACCTGGAGGGGCGCATCGTCGCGCACGACAAGCACGTGCTGTCGATGAAGGACAACAACCAGAGCGCCAATCTGGAGGCGCTCGTCGACGCCGGCATCCGCAGCTTCAAGATCGAGGGGCGCTACAAGGACATGGGCTACGTGAAGAACATCACCGCCCACTACCGCAGGCTGCTCGACGGGCTGATCGAGCGCCGCCCGGAGTTCGCCCGCAGCTCCAGCGGTCGTACCACGTTTGCCTTCACCCCCGACCCCAACCAGAACTTCAACCGCGAGTTCACCGACTACTTCGTCGGTGGCCGCAAGATCGACATCGGCGCCTTCGACACGCCGAAGAACCCCGGGCTGCCGATCGGCCACGTGACGAGGCTCGGCGACAAATGGGTCGAGCTCGAAACCGATTCGCCCGAGGCCGCGCTCAACAACGGCGACGGTCTCTGCTACTACACGCTGCAGAAGGAACTCGCGGGACTGGCGATCAACCGCGCCGAAAGAACCGGCGAGGGCAGGTGGCGCGTGTTCCCCAGGGATCCGCTGGCGAGCTTCAAGGATCTACGTGTGGGAACCCAGGTCAACCGCAACCGCGACATGGCCTGGCTGCGCATGCTGGAGAAACCGTCGGCCGAGCGCCGCATCGGCGTGTGGCTGCGGCTGGCCGAGACCGCGGACGGCTTCGCGCTGACCCTGACCGACGCGGATGGTGTCAGCGCGACCGTGACGGCGGCGCACGGCAAGGAAGCGGCGAAGGACGCCGCCCGTGCCGAGGCGACGCTGCGCGACCATCTCGGCAAGCTCGGCACGACCGTCTTCGAGGCGATGGACATCGGGCTCGACCTTGCCCAGCCCTGGTTCCTGCCGGCTTCCTTCGTCAACGCCTTGCGGCGCGACGCCGTCGCCGCGCTGGAGACGGCCAGGGCCCGGGCCTATGCACGGCCGCCGCGGGCGCAGCCGGTCGATCCGCCGGCGGCCTATCCGGAAGACAGCCTCAGCTACCTCGCCAACGTGTACAACCACAGGGCGCGCGACTTCTACGCCAAGCACGGCGTCAAGATGATCGCCGCCGCGTACGAGAGCCACGAGGAGACCGGCGAGGCGTCGCTGATGATCACGAAGCACTGCGTGCGCTACTCGTTGAGCCTGTGCCCGAAGCAGGCAAAGGGCGTCACCGGCGTGCAGGGGACGGTGCGCGCGGCGCCGCTCGCGCTCGTCAACGGCAGCGAGAAGCTCACGCTGCGCTTCGACTGCAAGCGCTGCGAAATGCACGTGATGGGGAAATTGAAGCCGGCCGTCGCGAAAAGCGGCGTGCCGCTGACCTTCTACAGGACGCGCCCCTGA
- the senA gene encoding selenoneine synthase SenA has translation MNPDRPISACTADQLLARLGEARGRLRALIDCLPEGGWLGPRAAHLNPPLWEYGHIVWFQERWCLRERTDGSRTPSFVAESDRLYDSSAVPHDTRWDLPLLAPAEVDAYAGQVADAVAARLHGAFDNAAAYFAELSLYHELMHIEAWWMAFQNLGYPVPAAPCPRVAGAAQRLAFADGAVALGSGADAGFIFDNEKWRHMVPVAAFDIDARPVTETDFGAFVEAGAYAARALWSEEGWAWRCAAAAGHPLYWRPHAGGWQVRRFDRWDALDASLPMLHVNRHEAEAYAAWQGRRLPAAGEWLRAAGHPDFRWGMAWEWLREPFAPYPGFSPDPYRDYSQPWFHTHGELRGGGPVTDAALRRPGFRNFYLPDRRDPFAGFRTVGA, from the coding sequence GCGCGGCCGCCTGCGCGCGCTGATCGACTGCCTGCCCGAGGGCGGCTGGCTCGGGCCGCGCGCGGCGCATCTGAACCCGCCGCTGTGGGAATACGGCCACATCGTCTGGTTCCAGGAGCGCTGGTGCCTGCGCGAGCGCACCGACGGCAGCCGCACGCCGAGCTTCGTCGCCGAATCCGACCGCCTCTACGATTCCTCCGCCGTGCCGCACGACACCCGCTGGGACCTGCCGCTGCTGGCACCCGCCGAGGTCGACGCCTACGCCGGGCAGGTCGCCGACGCCGTGGCCGCGCGGCTGCATGGGGCGTTCGACAACGCTGCCGCGTATTTCGCCGAGCTGAGCCTGTATCACGAGCTGATGCACATCGAGGCGTGGTGGATGGCGTTCCAGAATCTGGGCTACCCGGTGCCGGCGGCGCCGTGCCCGCGCGTCGCGGGGGCCGCGCAGCGGCTGGCATTCGCGGATGGCGCGGTCGCGCTCGGCAGCGGCGCCGACGCCGGCTTTATCTTCGACAACGAGAAATGGCGCCATATGGTGCCGGTCGCCGCGTTCGACATCGACGCGCGGCCGGTCACCGAGACTGATTTTGGGGCGTTCGTCGAGGCCGGCGCCTACGCGGCGCGCGCGCTGTGGAGCGAGGAGGGCTGGGCCTGGCGATGTGCCGCCGCGGCCGGGCATCCGCTCTACTGGAGGCCGCACGCCGGCGGCTGGCAGGTGCGCCGCTTCGACCGCTGGGATGCGCTCGACGCAAGCCTTCCGATGCTGCACGTGAATCGCCACGAGGCCGAGGCCTACGCGGCATGGCAGGGCCGGCGCCTGCCGGCGGCGGGGGAGTGGCTGCGCGCCGCGGGGCACCCGGATTTCCGCTGGGGCATGGCGTGGGAGTGGCTGCGCGAGCCGTTCGCGCCCTATCCGGGCTTCAGTCCCGACCCGTACCGCGACTATTCGCAGCCGTGGTTCCACACCCATGGTGAGCTGCGCGGCGGTGGGCCGGTGACCGATGCGGCGCTGCGGCGCCCGGGCTTCCGCAATTTCTACCTGCCCGACCGGCGCGACCCGTTCGCGGGTTTCCGCACCGTCGGCGCATAG
- the moaD gene encoding molybdopterin converting factor subunit 1, protein MSLRVLYFARLRERLGLAEETLDWSGRTVADLVAALRARGGVWEEELGTGRPFRVAVNQDLVALDAAVPDHAEVAIFPPVTGG, encoded by the coding sequence ATGAGCCTGCGCGTCCTGTATTTCGCCCGCCTGCGCGAGCGCCTCGGTCTCGCGGAGGAGACGCTCGACTGGTCCGGACGCACGGTTGCGGACCTGGTCGCCGCGCTGCGCGCGCGCGGCGGTGTCTGGGAGGAGGAACTCGGAACGGGTCGGCCGTTCCGCGTCGCGGTGAATCAGGATCTCGTCGCCCTCGACGCCGCCGTGCCCGACCACGCCGAGGTCGCGATCTTCCCGCCGGTGACCGGAGGCTGA
- the moaA gene encoding GTP 3',8-cyclase MoaA, translated as MNAAVPSASHGLVDQFGRRIDYVRLSVTDRCDLRCSYCMPEGFKGFEEPAHWLDFDEIERLIGAFARLGVRRVRLTGGEPLLRRNIAELAARIAALPGIEDLSLSTNATQLDRHAHALKAAGVTRLNVSLDSLQQARVERINGRDVLAKVMAGLAAAEGAGFAPIKLNMVALAGTNDDEIDEMVAFCMARGFVLRLIETMPMGDTGRNAEYLDLQPVKERLRAQFGLVETTLPGAGPARYLGTPDGRFNVGFITPISQHFCATCNRVRVAVDGTAYMCLGQDERFEFRPLLRSGCSDAELDAAILDAINLKPERHEFREAPAKILRFMSMTGG; from the coding sequence ATGAACGCAGCCGTACCGTCCGCCTCGCATGGCCTGGTCGACCAGTTCGGCCGCCGCATCGACTACGTGCGGCTGTCGGTGACCGACCGCTGCGACCTGCGCTGCAGCTACTGCATGCCGGAAGGCTTCAAGGGTTTCGAGGAACCCGCGCACTGGCTCGACTTCGACGAAATCGAGCGGCTGATCGGCGCTTTCGCGCGCCTGGGCGTGCGCCGCGTCCGCCTCACCGGCGGCGAGCCGCTGCTGCGGCGCAACATTGCGGAACTGGCCGCGCGCATCGCCGCCCTGCCCGGCATCGAGGATCTCTCGCTCTCGACCAACGCCACCCAGCTCGACCGCCACGCGCATGCGCTGAAGGCCGCCGGCGTGACACGGCTCAATGTCAGCCTCGATTCGCTGCAGCAGGCACGCGTGGAGCGCATCAATGGCCGCGACGTGCTGGCCAAGGTCATGGCCGGGCTGGCCGCCGCCGAGGGCGCCGGCTTCGCGCCGATCAAGCTGAACATGGTCGCGCTCGCCGGCACCAACGACGACGAGATCGACGAAATGGTCGCCTTCTGCATGGCGCGCGGCTTCGTCCTGCGCCTGATCGAGACAATGCCGATGGGCGACACCGGCCGCAACGCCGAATACCTCGACCTGCAGCCGGTGAAGGAACGCCTGCGCGCGCAGTTCGGGCTGGTCGAAACGACCCTGCCCGGCGCCGGCCCCGCGCGCTACCTCGGCACGCCCGACGGCCGCTTCAACGTCGGCTTCATCACCCCGATCTCGCAGCATTTCTGCGCCACCTGCAACCGCGTGCGGGTAGCGGTCGACGGCACGGCGTACATGTGCCTCGGACAGGACGAGCGGTTCGAATTCCGCCCGCTGCTGCGCAGCGGCTGCAGCGACGCCGAACTCGACGCCGCGATCCTCGATGCGATCAACCTCAAGCCCGAGCGTCACGAGTTCCGCGAAGCGCCGGCCAAGATCCTGCGCTTCATGTCGATGACCGGCGGCTGA
- a CDS encoding cytochrome b, protein MTAVPRYSTPAIVLHWLVALLIFVAFPLGLYMADLPLSPTKLKLVSYHKWIGVTVAMLAALRLVWRLTHEAPPLPAAITGWERRLSAVTHGLLYVLILVIPVSGWLMSSAKGVQTVWFGVLPLPDLIGKDKALGEQLGELHEALNYTMLALVVLHVAGALKHHFIERQPFLQRMSLRG, encoded by the coding sequence ATGACTGCTGTCCCGCGCTACTCGACCCCCGCCATCGTCCTGCACTGGCTGGTGGCCCTGCTGATCTTCGTGGCGTTTCCGCTGGGTCTCTACATGGCCGACCTGCCGCTGTCGCCCACCAAGCTCAAGCTCGTCAGCTATCACAAATGGATCGGCGTCACGGTCGCGATGCTGGCCGCCCTGCGCCTGGTCTGGCGGCTCACGCACGAGGCGCCGCCGTTGCCCGCGGCCATCACCGGCTGGGAGCGTCGCCTGAGCGCCGTCACGCACGGCCTGCTGTATGTGCTGATCCTCGTGATCCCGGTGTCCGGCTGGCTGATGAGCTCGGCGAAAGGCGTGCAGACCGTGTGGTTCGGCGTGCTGCCGCTGCCCGACCTGATCGGCAAGGACAAGGCGCTGGGCGAGCAACTGGGCGAGCTGCACGAGGCGCTGAACTACACGATGCTGGCTCTGGTCGTCCTCCACGTCGCCGGCGCGCTCAAGCATCACTTCATCGAGCGCCAGCCTTTCCTGCAGCGCATGAGCCTGCGCGGCTGA
- the moaE gene encoding molybdopterin synthase catalytic subunit MoaE has protein sequence MKIRVQTAVFDLGAEVDAMRQGRTDIGAIASFVGLARDMNDGAGVTAMTLEHYPGMTEKALNALLDEARARWALLDVTLIHRVGRLLPGDPIVLVAVASSHRGDAFAACEYLMDALKTRAPFWKKEETPQGERWVEARASDDAAAARWGEP, from the coding sequence ATGAAGATCCGTGTCCAGACGGCGGTTTTCGACCTCGGCGCCGAGGTCGACGCGATGCGGCAAGGTCGTACCGACATTGGCGCCATCGCCAGCTTCGTCGGCCTGGCGCGCGACATGAACGACGGGGCCGGCGTCACCGCGATGACGCTCGAGCATTATCCCGGGATGACCGAGAAGGCGCTGAACGCGCTGCTCGACGAGGCGCGCGCGCGCTGGGCGCTGCTCGACGTGACGCTGATCCACCGCGTGGGGCGGCTGCTGCCGGGCGATCCCATCGTGCTGGTGGCCGTGGCGAGCAGCCATCGCGGCGACGCCTTTGCCGCGTGCGAGTACCTGATGGACGCGCTGAAGACGCGCGCCCCGTTCTGGAAGAAGGAAGAAACGCCGCAGGGCGAGCGCTGGGTGGAGGCGCGGGCCAGCGACGATGCGGCGGCCGCGCGCTGGGGCGAGCCCTGA